The DNA region CCTTTTCTACCTCTTATGCTTAGGAATTagcaagtttgagagaaaacatgattttgcacttgtaaataatcttaataaaactcattgtatggaaacctcatatcattggtttcatatgtgataggttatttcccatttagtgtttatgggttgaCATGTCACTTTAATAcatccaaaattggctcgttcatgtgactcattgccaattggtaacgacccatcacttataaataaaattatgcataaattcgtaggtcatggcctacttcaattaagccaattttcgtggccatatacaaagagataaacatatttttacatgccttcatttggtaAATCAAATGACAcgtataacaaaatactcaaaaatactatacatgccattgaacaaaacaaacaaagtctttataccaaagcttgtctagttgatagtgtgttgactcaccaatcgtcttccaatccttatgagtcctcgagctctgtaaaacagggaaaaagagacGGGTAAGCATTTACTttcttagtaagctcgaataaccagaaagtaaacttaccgattaattagcatacatccatacttaattcatgaaatcatccattatgaaatgatttcctatcacatgcactcaatcaatgagttagtcacataatcatgtatcatgtaatttaactagatgagctcatcattcaacatttcatttatatatgtatatcccATGTTAGTCTCGTTGAGTTTCTAAGAAATCctgatggaatacccattatccgtcaattcatacgaatgatcattccatatatgcacttccgtgaacctcacatcatatggcaggattacaagtccaggctaaatGCCCCATAAcatgaactcgtaaggtgatgtcgggattaccagtccaggctaaatcccttatagcgacaaacacccttaatgagctcggatctgaattaccagtccaggctaaatttagaccctaataagattacccgtccgggctaaatccgtaATGAACATATATTCTTTGgaaggctcgatcattcaaggaacacccgtccgggctaaattcctTTCCaaacttgagatcacggattacccgtccgggctaaatccttactgcaacacatgcaggatctcaattcacatgtaaaacatggtttatctatCGAAtcccctttttaacctcaaccgagatagttatcaacaagtcattagcaaaggtgcatttcatgcattttcataccatcaataaatgcaaatatcatgcattcataaatcatacaattatgtatattaggggtttactttaagttatccgaacttacctagtattcttttcgggattgtgtttcggttatttcgaaaccttgcgtttaccacgatcgacctctAGAATTTGTTCCTTGGGctctataacagcaaaattaactcattaatacgccacattatacatttcaagtttaatatctaccccggtctaaatgaccgttttgcccctaacctttgacatttttacgatttagtccctaggcttgtataatgaaacacctgcaatttctatcttacccaagcctaaccaaacatttttctctcttatggcaacGCACATTCCTCATTATTTTCcccatttctaccacacatttacatcttttgcaaaataatccctataagggtttctcatgaaaaccaacttgaaaaagatgtttaacacacatttatctttcatattccaccataatccatcaaaatacctataactcatgcatgggtaaatttttgaacatgaaccctagcatgaaatatgggtagaaatggagagagcaagctaccgggatttcaaaaatacaaagaacatgaaaaacgaggcttgggagaACTTACTAgttagcttggaaagcttgaaaaccctagctatggtgacccttCAAGTTTCGgctggatgaaggagaaaatgagctgattttggttcatttttcccattttatttcattaaaattacaaatgaccaaaatacccttatgccctttctttaaaatttcatccatgcaagcccatttttgtccaaaaatttagaatttaggcAAATTGCTTTCCAAGACCttttaattcataatctaaatcaatttcataaaaattgattctagaatccaagttttgcaatttattcaatttagtccctaatttccaattggacatcttatacttagaaattcctcatgaaactttaaaacacgtatatactcatattctaggcctcataataatcataaaataaatattttgatgttagatttgtggtccaggaaccactattccaactaggccctatttcgggatgttacaattgaATTCCATGATTTCTATTTGAGAACCCAACTGAAGCATGAgaacgagaatgcatttctttagatttcttagactgagattgGAACGACTTACCCATCGGTCTCTTTCTTGCATCTCTAGCCTCAGACTCGACTTTTCTATTTTCCTTGGCCAGTTCCTTAGCTTTACAAGCCCGATCtacgagcacaacaaattctttcagctcaagaataaCCACTAACAGTCTGATGTCTTCATTaagcccatcttcaaaccttttacataTAATAGCTTCGGAGGAGACATACTCTCTAACATACTTGCTGAgccgaacaaactctctttcatattcagcaaCTGACATGCGGCCCTagttcagctcaagaaattctttttgcTTTTGGTCGATGAATTGCTCATTGATATACTTCTTTAGGAACTCttcctgaaagaattcccatgtaactctCTCTTCCAGAACCACAAATACTAGTGTTTTTCACCAGTGATATGTCGTGTCCCTCagtaaagatatagcacacttcaagcattaatcgggtgtacaagataactcatcgaATACTCTAATAGAATTCTCAAGCTAAAATTCTACTTTTTCGGGATCGTCATCggcatttgctctaaattcttcagcgcCTTGCTTTCTGATCTTATCAACCGGGGTTCTATTCAACCTCATAaagtccataccttgaggcactaTAGGGATAGGTTGAGGATTAGAAAGGGGTGGAGCATGTTGTTGTTGAGCGGTCGGGTTTGTTCGAACGAACCCTgagaaccactcattcatcatctagaagaaggcttcCCAAGCCTCTTCTCCTTGACTAACAGTTACGGGTCTACAATCAACTGGCACTGTTCCTTAGGTGGGAGCCAGCACATTACTTTCTACGTCATCTGCCAGAactcgatcaggatccattactgtatgaaaacacagtttaaaattgtcagaattcatcacactatcacaatttctatatggcatgtatagctagactcgtacacatgctacgttagtccaagaatcgactaaactgtagctctgataccactaaattaacaccccttaccagtatTCGATGCTGGAACCGAGTACGAAGCATTAACGGACTgaaactcaaacaaacattcaaaaccaagacatgaatttccacttaaatttagaacttttcaaaaatattcatatcgtcccttagacgagcctacgagacccaaaacatgcattaggagtggttcgagactaaactgagaactttagaaaacttcccaacacttcaaaaaattttcatcaaaataggggtcacacgcccatgtggctttaggacatgcccatgtccctaacccgtgtaactatctgtttatgacatcatcaacaaattgaagtcacatggccaagttacATGCCCGTGTACTTAGGCTATACggttgatttaattttcataattttttataaaataggtgcagacttcgcACGacttgggcacacgcccatgtccctgggttgtgtccttcacacggctgagacacacgccgtgtctctgcccgtctggacaaaataaggctatttaccaagccattttgccacctttACTAGCACCAACCTATACCACAACAaagcaacaccaatccaagcatatacatacaaccaaatcaaccacaaaCAAGATATCAATAAAACATTTGCACTTACTAACATTTATCATGCATAAGCATCACagacttttctttttcatttatgcCAAATTTTATCATCATGATAAGCATCATCACATAAATATGTCAATGACCAATAAGAATAATATTAGCCAACTCccaatggccatatacaaaatgaatcattaaccatTTCAATGCCAACACACTCGGCTACACGaatatgacacgtaacaaaatgaccaagtccctatacatgtcatactcaaaatattgaaactaagtatacccaaataatcgtttgatagtgtgaattgaGCTCCGACGTTTCTCGAtctctgagctagcttggcgatactataaggaatggaaagaaaatgggagtaagcttttaaagcttagtaagtttgcatgcaaataataagcaacataaattATACATTAATCATTTAACTATTCAACATAAGTTAGCATAATTATCATCAAGGCTTAGCTTACTCATTAGCATTCTTACCAAGAGTTCAACTCATACTAAAGTTTATACTCATaagttttacatacatacctgtaccaactcataaCATAGTTACACACtttgtcatctttgacatactcttcgGATTATCCGTTGAACACTTGAAATATTATCGGATACATAGAAGGTCTTGCACAttagtgccacatatgtagccaatgctacctcatatctcataatacataggGCTCGTACACGAGCTAAtcacaggcctgctcacacaagttgtcagtcaagacgtagctacgtACGCTGCTCACATAACCTGTCAGGTATTCGCAACACATGCTCACTAtaggaaaacagacttttagcggcgtttttttacctttagcggtgtttttaagcgccgctaatacttttagcggcgctttcccaagcgccgcaaaaaacgtcgCTATATGCAACGCCGcaaaaattagtggcgtttttttgaaaaaaaatgccgctaaagaccatgacctttagcggcacctTTTTtgcaaatgccgctaaagactagaacttttagcggcgcttttaaaaaacgccgctaaaaaccatgatctttagtggcgcATTTTTCTCAAACGCTGCTaaaaccatgacctttagcgacgctttttaagcaaacgccgctaaagaccatgacctttagcggtgcttttttcacaaacgccgctaaaaacaatgatcttaaaaaaattattttattttaattaaataatatttatttctatgttaaatattatattatgtttaatttttgaaatttgagctttaaactatatacttttaaggataaataaaaaatattaattaaattaaattttccattaaaatttaaacttctaaactaaatataaaaattaatgaatttaaatttaatacataaacattaattcaatatgtaatttaatacataaaaaaaatacacacaTACAAACACACAAAGTATTAGAATTTCTAAAACATAATTCATCCTGGTGAGAAAATAATGCCAAAATGTTGAACTCCATATTCCAGTTGACTCCATATTCCCCCACATGTACCTACAAGGGAGAAATTCCATTAAACGAAAAAAAGTATTGATCATCAATCATCAACAGCTAAAATGTTGAACTACCAACATTAAGAAAGGCGTCATTTAACTAAAACCTTATTATGCAAAATGCTTTGAGTACAAACTGGTTTGGAGCATTATTTTAGACATCTCCCAGAGTTCCATTTGTTTTATATTAGCAAGTAGATATAGTACACAACTTATCCTATTCCATTGCAAACAACTATTATTACAAAAAGTCCAGCGCAAAGAAATATATTCTACCTGATAGTCTAGATTCAATGTAGAAGCAAGTCTAGCAAATCCTAACAGTAGTAGCGGAGTTGCAGATTTAAAGGCTGCCTTCCACCAACTCCTTAGGAAGCATTTTGAAAAGTTAGTGGAACATAGATCTGAAACAATATACATCTATATACTGCATACCAAATTTAGATATGCTGCATGCACAAAAGAAAATTGTGATGCCAAAATTATAACGTATGCTCAGAAGAGAAAGAATTTACAATGGTAAGCAATATACATGACAAATTAACACCAACATCTGGAAAATATAACGACTCACATTGATGATTTGATGTTTCGTGCTTGCCGTGAAGTAACTGCATTCATTAGCACAAAGGAGCCAACTCCAAGGTCCATCTAAAAAAATTATGCAAGGTTCAAAAAcattaatatgataaaatatttgGGATTGATATTTTCCAGGATAAAAACATAAAAGTTTACTGAAAATACAAACAATTCAATAAGTTTTAAGATATTGGTAGGACAAGTTTAGAAGTTTTCAAAGTGAATGAATGTAGACATCCACTTCTCATACATAATAATCTTTCTGAAAGGATGTAAAGACCCCTTATGAgaacaacaataacaaaaatattatgTACGAGGGTATAGGATTAAATGTTAACATGGGTCCAGACATGGCAAAAATTCCACAGCCTTGCTCGGAGTTGGCTGGACCACTCGACTGTGGTCATTGTGGTTTTTGAAGATTCTTGCATTTTAAGGCAAGCAAGATTTGCCAAATAATAAAGGAGAAAAAGACTTTCCATGGCACTTTGTGAACATGATGCCAGGCTTTTGGAGCTAAGTTCCACGCCATCCATTCCTTAAAATTGAGATGATTCGATGGAGTGGTTAAGTTCGTCGGCCAAGCTATTGACCACCACTGCTGCGAGCAATCCTTTAATACATGAGCAAATACTCCTGTTGTTCACAAAAATGGACAAGTATGTAAATTTATACATAATACAGGACAGATAGCAAAATTTTACCAATAAgatttatagtaatatataatactataatgtaagcattaaaaaaaataaaatgactatacataaaaatttaatgaatgaaaaatacataaattactaaatattagattaaatataaaatagcatttttaaaaaataaaatgaaatagactTAAGATGAGACAAAATTTTAAGTGCATATTCCAAATCAAGCTGAATTTGAACAAATATAAAATCTATTAACAACATGCGTAATTCTAAGTTGAATCTCGCCAATAACACCTCTAATCGTGAGTTATGCTTGTTACTGTCGGCTCTAGTAACTCACAAATCTGTACTTTTCTAATCATGTTTGGTTCCACTTCATAATGTCTACTGCATACAaagaattttgtaattaaaatgtGACAGGTTTTGCTAAGTGCTGAAGCTAGAAATGTTAAATTCCCAACAGCCAAGATACACAAGTAAGTGACAAAGTATATCAATAAATTCCCACTACATGTAAGGCAAAGAGTGTGGGTAGAACAATGAAGA from Gossypium hirsutum isolate 1008001.06 chromosome A04, Gossypium_hirsutum_v2.1, whole genome shotgun sequence includes:
- the LOC107917440 gene encoding uncharacterized protein At4g17910 isoform X3 — protein: MDATRGIMSGTMDRFKKVFEKKSNRKIMGMDLGVGSFVLMNAVTSRQARNIKSSMSWWKAAFKSATPLLLLGFARLASTLNLDYQVHVGEYGVNWNMEFNILALFSHQDELCFRNSNTLCVCMCVFFLCIKLHIELMFMY
- the LOC107917440 gene encoding GPI-anchored wall transfer protein 1 isoform X1, giving the protein MLDRMGNGMDATRGIMSGTMDRFKKVFEKKSNRKIMGMDLGVGSFVLMNAVTSRQARNIKSSMSWWKAAFKSATPLLLLGFARLASTLNLDYQVHVGEYGVNWNMEFNILALFSHQDELCFRNSNTLCVCMCVFFLCIKLHIELMFMY
- the LOC107917440 gene encoding uncharacterized protein isoform X2, producing MLDRMGNGMDATRGIMSGTMDRFKKVFEKKSNRKIMGWWSIAWPTNLTTPSNHLNFKEWMAWNLAPKAWHHVHKVPCYFTASTKHQIINVHVGEYGVNWNMEFNILALFSHQDELCFRNSNTLCVCMCVFFLCIKLHIELMFMY
- the LOC107917440 gene encoding uncharacterized protein isoform X5 produces the protein MLDRMGNGMDATRGIMSGTMDRFKKVFEKKSNRKIMGMDLGVGSFVLMNAVTSRQARNIKSSMYMWGNMESTGIWSSTFWHYFLTRMNYVLEILILCVFVCVYFFYVLNYILN
- the LOC107917440 gene encoding uncharacterized protein isoform X4, translating into MDATRGIMSGTMDRFKKVFEKKSNRKIMGWWSIAWPTNLTTPSNHLNFKEWMAWNLAPKAWHHVHKVPCYFTASTKHQIINVHVGEYGVNWNMEFNILALFSHQDELCFRNSNTLCVCMCVFFLCIKLHIELMFMY